From Lagenorhynchus albirostris chromosome 10, mLagAlb1.1, whole genome shotgun sequence, the proteins below share one genomic window:
- the RREB1 gene encoding ras-responsive element-binding protein 1 isoform X5, protein MKIHEKDPSSTTAAAPPSPLKRRRLSSKRKLSHDTESEKEDPSPAKKMVEDRQSGDMEKKADEVFHCPLCFKEFVCKYGLETHMETHSDNPLRCDICCVTFRTHRGLLRHNALVHKQLPRDAVGRPFIQNNPSIPAGFHDLGFTDFSCRRFPRISQAWCETNLRRCISEQHRFVCDTCDKAFPMLSSLTLHKQTHVTADQGREQLQSRALPGDAPDQKVFLAMLGLQHIEDARPALAEEPLPDDNQAIQLQALKCQLPQDPGCTNLLSLSPFEAASLGGSLTVLPATKESMKHLSLQPFQKGFIIQPDSSIVVKPISGESAIELADIQQILKMAASAPPQISLPPLSKAPAAPLQAIFKHMPPLKPKPLVTPRTVVATSTPPPLVNAQQASPGCISPSLPPPPLKLLRGSVEAASDAHLLQSQSGAQPNTAAQLFLQQPRLELPGQAEMKTQLEQDSIIEALLPLSMEAKIKQEITEGDLKAIMTAPSGKKTPAMRKVLYPCRFCNQVFAFSGVLRAHVRSHLGISPYQCNICDYIAADKAALIRHLRTHSGERPYICKICHYPFTVKANCERHLRKKHLKATRKDIEKNIEYVTSSAAEMVDAFCSPDTVCRLCGEDLKHYRALRIHMRAHCGRGLGGCPKARKPFECKECSAAFSAKRNCIHHVLKQHLHVPEHDIESYVLAADGLGPADAPTEAPGRVEEGGAALGERKPLAAFLEPQNGFRHGAPAQPLPPHVAVKVEPASNFAGDFNEPLDFSQKGLALVQVKQENSASFLSPSASAPYDCSMEPIDLSIPKNFRRGDEDAAAPGEAKKPEQEPASNEQASPCPAACPTLPVTLGPSGVLEKPVAPVAAASAASTPEAPAPPLQGSVQLAVPIYSSALVNSSPLLGNSTLISSPALLRPLRPKPPLLLPKPPVTEELPPLASIAQIISSVSSAPTLLKTKVADPGPASAGSNAAAADVVGGAVSKATTDVASRKGSSDSPPAATSPEAASPTEQGPAGLSKKRGRKKGTRSRLRTSGGVDLDSSGEFASIEKMLATTDTNKFSPFLQSAEDDAQDEVAADHSGPSDDEQGSPPEDRLLRAKRSSYASCLQRISCPHCPRVFPWASSLQRHMLTHTGQKPFPCQKCGAFFSTKSNCERHQLRKHGVTACSLRRNGLIPQSKQSDVGAHDSTDSQSDAEASAGGEVLDLTSREREPPTPEGAAEPSPVPDESAAEEAEPAAATPLAGEERGTEEDAEPEEERAEGEWDEDADSPAEDTVSNKSLDLNLASKLMGFKLAEGEAGAGGGGDPAAQDQRHARHACHVCGKSFKFLGTLNRHRKAHGREEPGDRSAAPQEPEAPPPTALELPQRPAEPPATEPPAQAEAVTEAPAEKQSDEAEGPSDGDGEGLAERKPSEKSEDDKKPKTDSPRSVASKADKRKKVCSVCSKRFWSLQDLTRHMRSHTGERPYKCQTCERTFTLKHSLVRHQRVHQKARHPKQHGKDSDKEERGEDDSESESTHSGTNPVSESEADSALLASNHVAVTRSRKESLAPKDAGRREERATGRTAGAGQPEASRSAPRAAAAGSPKEQASPGDPERESPAALVQDLLELPGRRPAHPLLAAADSASLLGLE, encoded by the exons ATGTGACATTTGCTGCGTCACCTTCCGCACACACCGAGGACTGCTGCGCCACAATGCACTGGTCCACAAGCAGCTTCCCAGGGACGCAGTGGGAAGGCCCTTCATCCAGAACAACCCCTCCATCCCTGCCGGCTTCCACGACTTAGGCTTCACCGACTTCTCCTGTAGGAGGTTTCCTCGCATTTCTCAG GCCTGGTGTGAAACGAACCTGCGCAGGTGCATCAGTGAGCAGCACCGCTTCGTCTGCGACACGTGTGACAAGGCCTTCCCCATGCTCTCCTCGCTCACCCTGCACAAGCAGACCCATGTAACTGCCGACCAGGGACGGGAACAGCTGCAGTCCAGGGCCCTGCCTGGCGACGCCCCCGACCAGAAGGTCTTCCTGGCCATGCTGGGCCTGCAGCATATCGAAGACGCCAGGCCTGCACTGGCCGAGGAGCCGCTGCCGGATGACAACCAAGCAATACAGCTCCAGGCACTCAAGTGTCAGCTACCTCAGGACCCTGGCTGCACCAACTTGCTGAGTCTGTCTCCTTTCGAAGCTGCTTCCCTGGGCGGGTCTCTTACCGTCCTTCCGGCCACCAAGGAGAGCATGAAGCATCTGTCCCTGCAGCCCTTCCAGAAGGGCTTCATCATCCAGCCTGACAGCAGTATTGTGGTCAAGCCCATCTCTGGGGAGTCAGCCATCGAGCTGGCAGACATCCAGCAGATCCTGAAGATGGCAGCCTCGGCCCCCCCTCAGATCAGTCTTCCGCCTCTGTCCAAGGCCCCCGCTGCCCCTCTACAGGCCATTTTCAAACACATGCCCCCTTTGAAGCCAAAGCCCCTGGTCACACCACGGACGGTGGTGGCCACCTCCACGCCTCCACCCCTCGTCAACGCGCAGCAGGCCTCCCCGGGCTGCATCAGCCCCAGCCTGCCCCCGCCGCCGCTGAAGCTCCTCAGGGGCTCCGTGGAGGCGGCCTCCGACGCCCACCTGCTGCAGTCCCAGTCGGGGGCGCAGCCAAACACAGCCGCACAGCTCTTCCTGCAGCAGCCGCGCCTCGAGCTGCCGGGCCAGGCCGAGATGAAGACGCAGCTGGAGCAGGACAGCATCATCGAGGCTCTCCTACCCCTGAGCATGGAGGCCAAGATTAAGCAGGAGATCACGGAGGGGGACCTCAAGGCCATCATGACGGCCCCCAGCGGCAAGAAGACGCCGGCCATGCGCAAGGTGCTCTACCCCTGCCGCTTCTGCAACCAGGTGTTTGCCTTCTCGGGGGTGCTGCGCGCGCACGTGCGCTCCCACCTGGGCATCTCGCCCTATCAGTGCAACATCTGCGACTACATCGCCGCCGACAAGGCCGCGCTCATCCGCCACCTGCGCACACATAGCGGCGAGCGGCCCTACATCTGCAAGATCTGCCATTACCCCTTCACGGTCAAGGCCAACTGCGAGCGGCACCTACGCAAGAAGCACCTCAAGGCCACACGCAAGGACATCGAGAAGAACATCGAGTACGTGACCAGCAGCGCGGCCGAGATGGTGGACGCCTTCTGCTCCCCAGACACAGTATGCCGGCTGTGCGGCGAGGACCTCAAGCACTACCGTGCCCTCCGCATCCACATGCGCGCGCACTGCGGCCGCGGCCTGGGCGGCTGCCCCAAGGCCCGCAAGCCCTTCGAGTGCAAGGAGTGCAGCGCCGCCTTCTCGGCCAAGCGCAACTGCATCCACCACGTCCTCAAACAGCACCTGCACGTGCCCGAGCATGACATCGAGAGCTACGTCCTGGCGGCTGACGGCCTGGGCCCCGCCGACGCGCCCACCGAGGCCCCGGGCAGGGTGGAGGAGGGCGGCGCCGCCCTGGGTGAGCGCAAGCCCCTGGCCGCCTTCCTGGAGCCCCAGAACGGCTTTCGTCACGGGGCCCCCGCCCAGCCGCTGCCCCCGCACGTCGCAGTCAAAGTGGAGCCCGCCAGCAACTTCGCAGGGGACTTCAACGAGCCCTTGGACTTCTCCCAGAAGGGCCTGGCCCTGGTCCAAGTGAAGCAGGAGAACTCGGCCTCCTTCCTGAGCCCTTCCGCCTCGGCCCCATACGACTGCTCCATGGAGCCCATCGATCTGTCCATCCCCAAGAACTTCAGGAGAGGAGACGAGGACgcggccgctcccggggaagccAAGAAGCCTGAGCAGGAGCCCGCGAGCAATGAGCAGGCCTCTCCCTGTCCAGCAGCCTGCCCCACCCTGCCGGTGACCTTGGGCCCCAGTGGGGTCCTGGAAAAGCCCGTGGCCCCTGTAGCGGCGGCCTCTGCCGCCAGCACTCCGGAAGCCCCGGCTCCGCCCCTGCAGGGCTCCGTTCAACTCGCTGTGCCCATCTACTCCTCAGCCCTGGTCAACAGCTCCCCGCTCTTGGGCAACTCCACCCTCATAAGCAGCCCAGCCTTGCTGCGGCCGCTGCGCCCCAAGCCCCCCCTGCTTTTGCCAAAGCCCCCCGTGACAGAGGAGCTGCCCCCGCTGGCCTCCATTGCCCAGATCATCTCATCCGTGTCCTCGGCCCCCACCTTGCTGAAAACCAAGGTGGCTGACCCGGGGCCCGCAAGCGCTGGCAGTAACGCTGCAGCTGCAGATGTTGTAGGGGGCGCCGTCTCCAAAGCCACCACCGATGTCGCCAGCAGGAAAGGATCCAGTGACTCCCCCCCTGCTGCCACCAGCCCAGAGGCAGCCTCGCCCACTGAGCAGGGACCAGCTGGCTTGTCAAAGAAGAGGGGCCGGAAAAAGGGGACGAGGAGCCGGCTGCGCACCAGCGGCGGGGTGGACCTGGACTCCAGCGGGGAGTTCGCCAGCATCGAGAAGATGCTGGCTACGACGGACACCAACAAGTTCAGTCCGTTCCTGCAGAGCGCGGAGGACGACGCTCAGGACGAGGTGGCCGCAGACCACAGCGGGCCCAGCGACGACGAGCAGGGCAGCCCCCCGGAGGACAGGCTGCTGAGGGCGAAGCGCAGCTCCTATGCCAGCTGCCTGCAGAGGATCAGCTGCCCCCACTGCCCCCGGGTCTTCCCCTGGGCCAGCTCCCTGCAGAGGCACATGCTCACGCACACTG GTCAGAAACCCTTCCCTTGTCAAAAATGCGGTGCCTTCTTTTCCACCAAATCTAACTGTGAACGCCACCAGTTGCGCAAACACGGAGTTACCGCCTGTTCCCTGAGAAGAAACGGGCTTATCCCCCAGTCAAAACAGAGTGATGTTGGAGCCCATGATAGCACAG ACAGCCAGTCGGACGCTGAGGCATCGGCGGGCGGCGAAGTGCTGGACCTCACCTCCCGGGAGAGGGAGCCGCCGACACCGGAAGGAGCAGCCGAGCCCAGCCCGGTCCCGGACGAGTCGGCGGCAGAGGAGGCGGAGCCGGCGGCAGCCACGCCCttggctggggaggagaggggcaccGAGGAGGACGCGGAGCCCGAGGAGGAGCGCGCGGAGGGGGAGTGGGATGAGGACGCAGACAGCCCCGCGGAGGACACGGTCAGCAACAAGAGCCTAGACCTCAACCTCGCCAGCAAGCTGATGGGCTTCAAGCTGGCCGAGGGCGAGGccggcgcgggcggcggcggggacCCGGCTGCGCAGGACCAGAGGCACGCCCGCCATGCCTGCCACGTCTGCGGCAAGAGCTTCAAGTTCCTCGGGACCCTCAACCGCCACCGCAAGGCACACGGCCGCGAGGAGCCCGGGGACAGGAGCGCAGCCCCCCAGGAGCCTGAAGCGCCACCGCCCACTGCCCTCGAGCTGCCACAGAGGCCCGCCGAGCCCCCGGCCACCGAGCCCCCCGCCCAGGCGGAGGCCGTGACTGAAGCCCCTGCGGAGAAGCAGAGCGACGAGGCCGAGGGCCCCTcggatggggatggggagggcCTGGCCGAGAGGAAGCCCTCGGAGAAGAGTGAGGACGACAAGAAGCCAAAGACAGACTCCCCCAGGAGTGTGGCCAGCAAGGCGGACAAGAGGAAGAAGGTGTGCAGTGTGTGCAGCAAGAGGTTCTGGTCCCTGCAGGACCTGACCCGGCACATGAGGTCACACACAG GAGAGAGGCCGTACAAATGCCAGACCTGCGAGCGAACCTTCACCTTGAAGCACAGCCTGGTTCGCCACCAGCGGGTCCACCAGAAAGCCCGGCACCCCAAGCAGCACGGAAAGGACAGCGACAAGGAGGAGCGAGGCGAGGACGACAGCGAGAGCGAGTCCACCCACAGCGGCACCAACCCCGTGTCGGAGAGTGAGGCCGACTCGGCCCTGCTCGCCAGCAACCACGTGGCCGTCACCCGCAGCCGGAAGGAGAGCCTGGCCCCCAAGGACGCCGGCCGCAGGGAGGAGAGGGCGACGGGCCGGACGGCGGGTGCCGGCCAGCCTGAGGCCAGCAGGAGTGCTCCCAGGGCCGCTGCCGCGGGCAGCCCCAAGGAGCAGGCGTCCCCGGGTGACCCTGAGCGGGAGAGCCCGGCGGCCCTCGTGCAGGACCTGCTGGAGCTGCCCGGCAGGAGGCCCGCCCACCCCCTCCTGGCCGCTGCCGACAGCGCCTCGCTCCTGGGCCTGGAATGA
- the RREB1 gene encoding ras-responsive element-binding protein 1 isoform X6, whose protein sequence is MLSSLTLHKQTHVTADQGREQLQSRALPGDAPDQKVFLAMLGLQHIEDARPALAEEPLPDDNQAIQLQALKCQLPQDPGCTNLLSLSPFEAASLGGSLTVLPATKESMKHLSLQPFQKGFIIQPDSSIVVKPISGESAIELADIQQILKMAASAPPQISLPPLSKAPAAPLQAIFKHMPPLKPKPLVTPRTVVATSTPPPLVNAQQASPGCISPSLPPPPLKLLRGSVEAASDAHLLQSQSGAQPNTAAQLFLQQPRLELPGQAEMKTQLEQDSIIEALLPLSMEAKIKQEITEGDLKAIMTAPSGKKTPAMRKVLYPCRFCNQVFAFSGVLRAHVRSHLGISPYQCNICDYIAADKAALIRHLRTHSGERPYICKICHYPFTVKANCERHLRKKHLKATRKDIEKNIEYVTSSAAEMVDAFCSPDTVCRLCGEDLKHYRALRIHMRAHCGRGLGGCPKARKPFECKECSAAFSAKRNCIHHVLKQHLHVPEHDIESYVLAADGLGPADAPTEAPGRVEEGGAALGERKPLAAFLEPQNGFRHGAPAQPLPPHVAVKVEPASNFAGDFNEPLDFSQKGLALVQVKQENSASFLSPSASAPYDCSMEPIDLSIPKNFRRGDEDAAAPGEAKKPEQEPASNEQASPCPAACPTLPVTLGPSGVLEKPVAPVAAASAASTPEAPAPPLQGSVQLAVPIYSSALVNSSPLLGNSTLISSPALLRPLRPKPPLLLPKPPVTEELPPLASIAQIISSVSSAPTLLKTKVADPGPASAGSNAAAADVVGGAVSKATTDVASRKGSSDSPPAATSPEAASPTEQGPAGLSKKRGRKKGTRSRLRTSGGVDLDSSGEFASIEKMLATTDTNKFSPFLQSAEDDAQDEVAADHSGPSDDEQGSPPEDRLLRAKRSSYASCLQRISCPHCPRVFPWASSLQRHMLTHTGQKPFPCQKCGAFFSTKSNCERHQLRKHGVTACSLRRNGLIPQSKQSDVGAHDSTDSQSDAEASAGGEVLDLTSREREPPTPEGAAEPSPVPDESAAEEAEPAAATPLAGEERGTEEDAEPEEERAEGEWDEDADSPAEDTVSNKSLDLNLASKLMGFKLAEGEAGAGGGGDPAAQDQRHARHACHVCGKSFKFLGTLNRHRKAHGREEPGDRSAAPQEPEAPPPTALELPQRPAEPPATEPPAQAEAVTEAPAEKQSDEAEGPSDGDGEGLAERKPSEKSEDDKKPKTDSPRSVASKADKRKKVCSVCSKRFWSLQDLTRHMRSHTGERPYKCQTCERTFTLKHSLVRHQRVHQKARHPKQHGKDSDKEERGEDDSESESTHSGTNPVSESEADSALLASNHVAVTRSRKESLAPKDAGRREERATGRTAGAGQPEASRSAPRAAAAGSPKEQASPGDPERESPAALVQDLLELPGRRPAHPLLAAADSASLLGLE, encoded by the exons ATGCTCTCCTCGCTCACCCTGCACAAGCAGACCCATGTAACTGCCGACCAGGGACGGGAACAGCTGCAGTCCAGGGCCCTGCCTGGCGACGCCCCCGACCAGAAGGTCTTCCTGGCCATGCTGGGCCTGCAGCATATCGAAGACGCCAGGCCTGCACTGGCCGAGGAGCCGCTGCCGGATGACAACCAAGCAATACAGCTCCAGGCACTCAAGTGTCAGCTACCTCAGGACCCTGGCTGCACCAACTTGCTGAGTCTGTCTCCTTTCGAAGCTGCTTCCCTGGGCGGGTCTCTTACCGTCCTTCCGGCCACCAAGGAGAGCATGAAGCATCTGTCCCTGCAGCCCTTCCAGAAGGGCTTCATCATCCAGCCTGACAGCAGTATTGTGGTCAAGCCCATCTCTGGGGAGTCAGCCATCGAGCTGGCAGACATCCAGCAGATCCTGAAGATGGCAGCCTCGGCCCCCCCTCAGATCAGTCTTCCGCCTCTGTCCAAGGCCCCCGCTGCCCCTCTACAGGCCATTTTCAAACACATGCCCCCTTTGAAGCCAAAGCCCCTGGTCACACCACGGACGGTGGTGGCCACCTCCACGCCTCCACCCCTCGTCAACGCGCAGCAGGCCTCCCCGGGCTGCATCAGCCCCAGCCTGCCCCCGCCGCCGCTGAAGCTCCTCAGGGGCTCCGTGGAGGCGGCCTCCGACGCCCACCTGCTGCAGTCCCAGTCGGGGGCGCAGCCAAACACAGCCGCACAGCTCTTCCTGCAGCAGCCGCGCCTCGAGCTGCCGGGCCAGGCCGAGATGAAGACGCAGCTGGAGCAGGACAGCATCATCGAGGCTCTCCTACCCCTGAGCATGGAGGCCAAGATTAAGCAGGAGATCACGGAGGGGGACCTCAAGGCCATCATGACGGCCCCCAGCGGCAAGAAGACGCCGGCCATGCGCAAGGTGCTCTACCCCTGCCGCTTCTGCAACCAGGTGTTTGCCTTCTCGGGGGTGCTGCGCGCGCACGTGCGCTCCCACCTGGGCATCTCGCCCTATCAGTGCAACATCTGCGACTACATCGCCGCCGACAAGGCCGCGCTCATCCGCCACCTGCGCACACATAGCGGCGAGCGGCCCTACATCTGCAAGATCTGCCATTACCCCTTCACGGTCAAGGCCAACTGCGAGCGGCACCTACGCAAGAAGCACCTCAAGGCCACACGCAAGGACATCGAGAAGAACATCGAGTACGTGACCAGCAGCGCGGCCGAGATGGTGGACGCCTTCTGCTCCCCAGACACAGTATGCCGGCTGTGCGGCGAGGACCTCAAGCACTACCGTGCCCTCCGCATCCACATGCGCGCGCACTGCGGCCGCGGCCTGGGCGGCTGCCCCAAGGCCCGCAAGCCCTTCGAGTGCAAGGAGTGCAGCGCCGCCTTCTCGGCCAAGCGCAACTGCATCCACCACGTCCTCAAACAGCACCTGCACGTGCCCGAGCATGACATCGAGAGCTACGTCCTGGCGGCTGACGGCCTGGGCCCCGCCGACGCGCCCACCGAGGCCCCGGGCAGGGTGGAGGAGGGCGGCGCCGCCCTGGGTGAGCGCAAGCCCCTGGCCGCCTTCCTGGAGCCCCAGAACGGCTTTCGTCACGGGGCCCCCGCCCAGCCGCTGCCCCCGCACGTCGCAGTCAAAGTGGAGCCCGCCAGCAACTTCGCAGGGGACTTCAACGAGCCCTTGGACTTCTCCCAGAAGGGCCTGGCCCTGGTCCAAGTGAAGCAGGAGAACTCGGCCTCCTTCCTGAGCCCTTCCGCCTCGGCCCCATACGACTGCTCCATGGAGCCCATCGATCTGTCCATCCCCAAGAACTTCAGGAGAGGAGACGAGGACgcggccgctcccggggaagccAAGAAGCCTGAGCAGGAGCCCGCGAGCAATGAGCAGGCCTCTCCCTGTCCAGCAGCCTGCCCCACCCTGCCGGTGACCTTGGGCCCCAGTGGGGTCCTGGAAAAGCCCGTGGCCCCTGTAGCGGCGGCCTCTGCCGCCAGCACTCCGGAAGCCCCGGCTCCGCCCCTGCAGGGCTCCGTTCAACTCGCTGTGCCCATCTACTCCTCAGCCCTGGTCAACAGCTCCCCGCTCTTGGGCAACTCCACCCTCATAAGCAGCCCAGCCTTGCTGCGGCCGCTGCGCCCCAAGCCCCCCCTGCTTTTGCCAAAGCCCCCCGTGACAGAGGAGCTGCCCCCGCTGGCCTCCATTGCCCAGATCATCTCATCCGTGTCCTCGGCCCCCACCTTGCTGAAAACCAAGGTGGCTGACCCGGGGCCCGCAAGCGCTGGCAGTAACGCTGCAGCTGCAGATGTTGTAGGGGGCGCCGTCTCCAAAGCCACCACCGATGTCGCCAGCAGGAAAGGATCCAGTGACTCCCCCCCTGCTGCCACCAGCCCAGAGGCAGCCTCGCCCACTGAGCAGGGACCAGCTGGCTTGTCAAAGAAGAGGGGCCGGAAAAAGGGGACGAGGAGCCGGCTGCGCACCAGCGGCGGGGTGGACCTGGACTCCAGCGGGGAGTTCGCCAGCATCGAGAAGATGCTGGCTACGACGGACACCAACAAGTTCAGTCCGTTCCTGCAGAGCGCGGAGGACGACGCTCAGGACGAGGTGGCCGCAGACCACAGCGGGCCCAGCGACGACGAGCAGGGCAGCCCCCCGGAGGACAGGCTGCTGAGGGCGAAGCGCAGCTCCTATGCCAGCTGCCTGCAGAGGATCAGCTGCCCCCACTGCCCCCGGGTCTTCCCCTGGGCCAGCTCCCTGCAGAGGCACATGCTCACGCACACTG GTCAGAAACCCTTCCCTTGTCAAAAATGCGGTGCCTTCTTTTCCACCAAATCTAACTGTGAACGCCACCAGTTGCGCAAACACGGAGTTACCGCCTGTTCCCTGAGAAGAAACGGGCTTATCCCCCAGTCAAAACAGAGTGATGTTGGAGCCCATGATAGCACAG ACAGCCAGTCGGACGCTGAGGCATCGGCGGGCGGCGAAGTGCTGGACCTCACCTCCCGGGAGAGGGAGCCGCCGACACCGGAAGGAGCAGCCGAGCCCAGCCCGGTCCCGGACGAGTCGGCGGCAGAGGAGGCGGAGCCGGCGGCAGCCACGCCCttggctggggaggagaggggcaccGAGGAGGACGCGGAGCCCGAGGAGGAGCGCGCGGAGGGGGAGTGGGATGAGGACGCAGACAGCCCCGCGGAGGACACGGTCAGCAACAAGAGCCTAGACCTCAACCTCGCCAGCAAGCTGATGGGCTTCAAGCTGGCCGAGGGCGAGGccggcgcgggcggcggcggggacCCGGCTGCGCAGGACCAGAGGCACGCCCGCCATGCCTGCCACGTCTGCGGCAAGAGCTTCAAGTTCCTCGGGACCCTCAACCGCCACCGCAAGGCACACGGCCGCGAGGAGCCCGGGGACAGGAGCGCAGCCCCCCAGGAGCCTGAAGCGCCACCGCCCACTGCCCTCGAGCTGCCACAGAGGCCCGCCGAGCCCCCGGCCACCGAGCCCCCCGCCCAGGCGGAGGCCGTGACTGAAGCCCCTGCGGAGAAGCAGAGCGACGAGGCCGAGGGCCCCTcggatggggatggggagggcCTGGCCGAGAGGAAGCCCTCGGAGAAGAGTGAGGACGACAAGAAGCCAAAGACAGACTCCCCCAGGAGTGTGGCCAGCAAGGCGGACAAGAGGAAGAAGGTGTGCAGTGTGTGCAGCAAGAGGTTCTGGTCCCTGCAGGACCTGACCCGGCACATGAGGTCACACACAG GAGAGAGGCCGTACAAATGCCAGACCTGCGAGCGAACCTTCACCTTGAAGCACAGCCTGGTTCGCCACCAGCGGGTCCACCAGAAAGCCCGGCACCCCAAGCAGCACGGAAAGGACAGCGACAAGGAGGAGCGAGGCGAGGACGACAGCGAGAGCGAGTCCACCCACAGCGGCACCAACCCCGTGTCGGAGAGTGAGGCCGACTCGGCCCTGCTCGCCAGCAACCACGTGGCCGTCACCCGCAGCCGGAAGGAGAGCCTGGCCCCCAAGGACGCCGGCCGCAGGGAGGAGAGGGCGACGGGCCGGACGGCGGGTGCCGGCCAGCCTGAGGCCAGCAGGAGTGCTCCCAGGGCCGCTGCCGCGGGCAGCCCCAAGGAGCAGGCGTCCCCGGGTGACCCTGAGCGGGAGAGCCCGGCGGCCCTCGTGCAGGACCTGCTGGAGCTGCCCGGCAGGAGGCCCGCCCACCCCCTCCTGGCCGCTGCCGACAGCGCCTCGCTCCTGGGCCTGGAATGA